Proteins encoded by one window of Bacillus sp. DTU_2020_1000418_1_SI_GHA_SEK_038:
- the panC gene encoding pantoate--beta-alanine ligase yields MKVITSISDMQQIMLQEKMSGKSIGYVPTMGYLHEGHLTLIDHARQENDLVVLSIFVNPLQFGPSEDLSSYPRDFDRDSTLAEKHQVDYIFNPSPEEMYPAPLSVTVIAKDRTDVLCGQSRPGHFDGVVTVLTKLFNIVQPNKAYFGKKDAQQLAVVEGLVNDFHFPIKIVPVDIVREHDGLAKSSRNVYLLPEEREQAPILYKSLLKAKAMIEEGERNSQLIISSMKEMISEKTSGTIDYIEIYSYPDLKEIERIEGNIIIALAVKFSKARLIDNLILAI; encoded by the coding sequence ATGAAAGTCATTACATCCATTAGCGACATGCAGCAAATAATGTTACAAGAGAAAATGTCAGGGAAATCAATTGGCTATGTCCCTACAATGGGTTATTTACATGAGGGCCATCTGACATTAATTGATCATGCAAGGCAAGAAAATGATTTAGTCGTATTAAGTATTTTCGTAAATCCGCTCCAATTCGGGCCAAGTGAAGATCTAAGTTCATATCCAAGAGATTTTGACCGTGATTCCACTTTAGCTGAAAAACATCAGGTTGACTATATTTTCAATCCATCCCCAGAGGAGATGTATCCCGCACCGTTATCGGTTACCGTAATCGCTAAAGATCGGACGGATGTATTATGCGGACAATCCCGACCTGGCCACTTTGATGGGGTTGTGACAGTTTTAACAAAGCTTTTTAATATAGTTCAGCCGAATAAAGCTTATTTTGGCAAAAAAGATGCTCAGCAGTTAGCCGTTGTGGAAGGACTTGTGAACGATTTTCATTTCCCCATCAAGATTGTGCCAGTGGACATTGTGAGAGAACATGATGGGCTAGCCAAAAGCTCAAGAAATGTTTATTTGCTCCCAGAAGAAAGAGAACAAGCACCTATTCTATACAAAAGTCTTCTCAAGGCAAAAGCCATGATTGAAGAGGGTGAAAGGAACTCTCAACTAATTATCTCGTCTATGAAAGAAATGATTTCCGAAAAGACGAGCGGGACAATCGATTATATTGAAATCTACTCTTATCCAGACCTTAAAGAGATAGAACGTATAGAAGGAAATATAATTATTGCTTTAGCCGTAAAGTTCTCCAAAGCCCGACTTATTGATAATTTAATATTAGCTATTTAA
- the panD gene encoding aspartate 1-decarboxylase produces MFRTMMNGKIHRAVVTEANLNYVGSITIDTDILDAVGMIPNEKVQIVNNNNGARFETYIIPGERGSGVICVNGAAARLVQEGDVVIIISYALVAEDKIYMHQPKVAIMDEKNRIKEIINKEPEKTIMM; encoded by the coding sequence ATGTTCCGCACCATGATGAATGGTAAAATTCATAGAGCAGTTGTGACAGAAGCTAATTTGAACTATGTTGGCAGCATTACAATTGATACAGATATTCTTGATGCAGTCGGAATGATTCCAAATGAAAAGGTGCAAATCGTTAATAATAACAATGGAGCAAGGTTTGAAACGTATATCATTCCTGGAGAAAGAGGCAGTGGTGTCATTTGTGTAAATGGTGCTGCAGCAAGACTTGTCCAAGAGGGAGATGTTGTTATTATTATTTCCTATGCGTTAGTTGCTGAGGATAAAATTTATATGCATCAGCCTAAAGTGGCTATAATGGACGAAAAAAATAGAATTAAGGAAATAATAAATAAGGAACCTGAAAAAACCATCATGATGTAA
- a CDS encoding CCA tRNA nucleotidyltransferase — protein sequence MKESFLKAIPLLSKIQESGYEAYFVGGSVRDYLLEKEIADVDIATSATPDEIRNIFPKTVDVGIEHGTIIVLFNGIPYEVTTFRTEAEYVDFRRPSEVQFIRSLHEDLKRRDFTMNAIAMDKEGRFIDPFLGRQAIKEKMIKTVGKAEDRFSEDALRMMRAVRFYSQLGFRIEETTYQALKTSASLLAKISTERKLAEFEKLLAGNNRIQALLVLADTGLLNYLPGMKPHIETITNIAKYDCSKLSVNEMWGLLLYLFKIDLHKVNDFMKNWKLPVKQIKKIHQLLFWLDFRERSNWTNKAMFDAGAEIIEGTEKIYNVLHNQDVIIDIERLLLSYHLLPIKQRGELQVTGTDLQEWYQKSPGPWIKEKLGEVEVAVLNKQISNRKDSLKEWLLGCNQS from the coding sequence TATGAAGCTTATTTTGTAGGTGGATCGGTTAGAGATTATTTGTTAGAGAAGGAAATTGCAGATGTCGATATTGCTACCTCTGCAACACCTGATGAAATTAGAAATATTTTTCCGAAAACTGTTGATGTGGGAATTGAGCATGGGACCATTATAGTCCTATTTAATGGAATTCCATATGAAGTGACAACCTTTCGAACAGAAGCAGAGTATGTGGACTTTAGACGGCCGTCCGAGGTTCAATTTATCCGGTCATTACATGAAGATTTAAAACGCAGAGATTTTACGATGAATGCGATTGCGATGGACAAGGAAGGCAGGTTTATTGATCCGTTTCTAGGCAGACAGGCTATTAAGGAAAAAATGATAAAGACCGTTGGGAAGGCAGAGGATCGTTTTTCTGAGGATGCTTTAAGAATGATGCGTGCTGTCCGGTTCTATAGCCAGCTAGGCTTTCGAATTGAAGAGACCACCTATCAGGCCTTGAAAACTTCCGCTTCGTTACTTGCAAAGATCTCAACAGAGAGGAAACTAGCGGAGTTCGAAAAGCTTTTGGCTGGAAATAATCGAATCCAAGCATTGCTTGTACTAGCTGACACTGGCCTTTTAAACTATTTGCCAGGAATGAAACCACATATCGAAACAATAACAAATATAGCTAAGTATGATTGCAGCAAGCTTTCAGTTAATGAAATGTGGGGACTGCTACTTTATCTTTTTAAGATTGATTTACATAAAGTTAATGATTTTATGAAAAATTGGAAGCTGCCAGTGAAACAAATAAAAAAAATCCATCAATTATTATTTTGGCTGGATTTTAGAGAAAGAAGCAATTGGACAAATAAAGCAATGTTCGATGCAGGCGCTGAAATCATTGAGGGAACAGAAAAAATCTATAATGTATTACATAATCAGGATGTAATCATCGATATTGAAAGATTACTGTTAAGTTATCATTTATTGCCCATTAAACAGCGAGGTGAATTACAGGTTACAGGAACTGACCTGCAAGAGTGGTATCAGAAATCCCCTGGACCTTGGATAAAGGAAAAATTAGGAGAAGTTGAGGTCGCAGTTTTAAATAAGCAAATCAGTAATCGCAAAGATTCGTTAAAGGAGTGGCTGTTAGGGTGCAATCAGAGTTAA
- the panB gene encoding 3-methyl-2-oxobutanoate hydroxymethyltransferase yields the protein MKQTTDFLKMKENGEKIAVLTAYDFPAAKQAEKARVDMILVGDSLGMVVLGYDSTIPVTVEDMIHHGKAVKRGAGDTFIVVDMPFMSYHLSVRDTLINGARIIQETGAHAVKVEGADEVIDGIEALTKAGIPVMAHLGLTPQSVAVLGGYKVQGKSAEAARKLIEDAKKCEQAGAFAVVLECVPKQLAKEVSECLTIPTIGIGAGIDTDGQVLVYHDVLSYGVERVPKFVKKYSNMNEVIDQGITAYVTEVKQGEFPREEHSFSMKETELLSLYGGKV from the coding sequence ATGAAGCAAACGACTGATTTTTTGAAAATGAAGGAGAATGGTGAGAAGATTGCTGTTCTGACAGCTTACGATTTTCCGGCTGCTAAGCAAGCAGAAAAAGCCAGGGTTGATATGATTTTAGTCGGTGATTCACTTGGAATGGTTGTTTTAGGATATGATTCAACCATCCCTGTTACGGTAGAAGACATGATTCATCATGGAAAGGCTGTCAAAAGAGGAGCTGGGGACACCTTTATTGTAGTAGATATGCCATTCATGAGCTATCATCTGTCAGTTCGCGACACACTTATAAATGGTGCGCGCATTATTCAAGAAACAGGGGCACATGCCGTTAAAGTTGAAGGTGCAGATGAAGTGATTGACGGAATCGAAGCATTAACGAAGGCTGGTATACCTGTCATGGCTCATCTCGGACTAACACCACAATCTGTTGCAGTGCTTGGAGGCTATAAGGTTCAAGGCAAAAGTGCAGAAGCGGCACGTAAGCTGATCGAAGACGCGAAAAAATGCGAGCAGGCTGGTGCATTTGCCGTTGTATTAGAATGTGTTCCGAAGCAGCTGGCAAAGGAAGTTTCCGAATGCCTGACAATCCCGACAATTGGAATCGGTGCTGGCATTGATACGGATGGGCAAGTTCTTGTCTATCATGATGTACTTTCTTATGGTGTTGAAAGAGTACCAAAGTTTGTTAAGAAATATTCAAATATGAATGAGGTCATTGATCAAGGCATTACTGCCTATGTGACTGAAGTGAAACAAGGGGAATTTCCTAGAGAAGAGCATAGTTTCTCGATGAAAGAAACTGAGCTTTTAAGTTTGTACGGAGGAAAAGTATGA
- a CDS encoding biotin--[acetyl-CoA-carboxylase] ligase, whose protein sequence is MQSELRKKLLDAFTINDDEYLSGQYLADLLGCSRTAVWKHIEELRKDGFELEAVRKKGYRITKIPERITADEIRLGLVTKSFGKNIHYEESVDSTQKIAHRLANEDAPEGTVIIAEEQVLGRGRMDRKWHSPKYTGVWMSVILRPNIPPQKAPQLTLIAAVAVVQAIEEFTNLTPQIKWPNDILINGKKVTGILTELQADADRITSIIIGIGINVNQQKEDYPEELHNIATSLAIESGKKLQRAELVKILLSKLENLYALYLEKGFYPIKLLWESYAISIGKIITARTITGSIHGKAMGITEDGVLMIEDEKGKVHHVYSADIELK, encoded by the coding sequence GTGCAATCAGAGTTAAGGAAGAAACTGCTCGATGCTTTCACAATAAATGACGATGAATATTTGTCTGGCCAATATTTAGCCGATCTTTTAGGATGCTCAAGGACAGCGGTCTGGAAGCATATAGAAGAGTTGCGTAAGGACGGATTTGAACTCGAAGCTGTACGCAAGAAAGGTTATCGAATTACAAAGATTCCGGAAAGAATTACAGCTGATGAGATAAGATTAGGGCTAGTAACAAAGTCTTTTGGAAAAAATATTCATTATGAGGAAAGTGTTGACTCTACCCAAAAAATTGCCCATCGGCTTGCAAATGAAGATGCTCCAGAAGGAACAGTCATTATCGCAGAGGAGCAGGTTTTGGGCAGGGGAAGAATGGACCGGAAATGGCATTCTCCGAAATATACCGGAGTTTGGATGAGTGTAATTCTTCGACCAAATATACCTCCTCAAAAAGCCCCGCAGCTAACATTAATTGCGGCAGTTGCTGTTGTACAAGCCATAGAAGAGTTTACAAACCTAACCCCGCAAATAAAATGGCCGAATGACATTTTAATTAATGGGAAGAAAGTGACTGGAATATTAACTGAGCTTCAAGCTGATGCAGACCGAATCACTTCCATAATTATCGGGATTGGCATTAATGTAAATCAGCAGAAGGAAGATTATCCTGAGGAGCTGCATAATATAGCTACCTCGCTAGCTATCGAAAGCGGTAAAAAACTTCAAAGAGCAGAATTAGTAAAAATTCTGTTAAGCAAATTGGAGAATTTATATGCACTTTACTTAGAAAAAGGCTTCTATCCTATAAAGTTGCTTTGGGAAAGCTATGCCATCAGCATAGGTAAAATCATAACCGCTAGAACGATAACGGGAAGTATCCATGGAAAAGCAATGGGTATAACAGAAGATGGTGTTCTAATGATTGAAGATGAAAAGGGCAAGGTCCACCATGTTTACTCAGCAGACATTGAACTTAAATAA
- a CDS encoding pyridoxal phosphate-dependent aminotransferase gives MNFQLAQRVKALTPSTTLAITAKAKELKEQGYDVIGLGAGEPDFNTPQHIIDAAVKSMNEGHTKYTPSAGLPALKKEIVNKFKADQGIEYEAAQIIVGSGAKHILYTLFQAILDEGDEVIIPTPYWVSYPEQVKLADGVPVYVEGKEENEYKITPEQLAKAISEKTKAVLINSPSNPTGMLYSEEELKALGEVCLKHNILIVSDEIYEKLVYGNNKHVSIAQLSPELKEQTILVNGVSKSHSMTGWRIGYAAGNKEIIKAMTNLASHSTSNPTTTAQYGAIAAYAGSQEMLSEMQKAFEQRLNIIFDKLIAIPGFTCIKPQGAFYLFPNVKQAAELTGFANVDDFSQALLEEAMVAVIPGSGFGAPDNIRLSYATSLDLLEKAVERIHQFVEKKIK, from the coding sequence ATGAACTTTCAATTAGCACAAAGAGTAAAAGCATTAACCCCATCGACAACACTTGCTATTACGGCAAAAGCAAAAGAGTTGAAGGAACAAGGCTATGATGTAATCGGCTTAGGAGCTGGAGAGCCTGACTTTAATACACCGCAGCATATTATTGATGCCGCAGTTAAATCGATGAATGAAGGACACACAAAATACACTCCATCTGCAGGTCTTCCTGCATTGAAAAAAGAGATCGTAAACAAGTTTAAAGCAGATCAGGGAATCGAGTATGAAGCCGCTCAAATTATCGTTGGAAGCGGTGCAAAGCATATACTTTATACATTATTTCAAGCTATTTTGGATGAAGGGGACGAGGTAATCATCCCTACTCCATACTGGGTCAGCTATCCTGAACAAGTAAAATTAGCAGATGGTGTTCCTGTCTACGTTGAAGGTAAAGAGGAAAACGAGTACAAAATTACGCCTGAACAATTAGCGAAAGCAATATCTGAAAAGACAAAAGCCGTTCTTATTAATTCACCAAGTAACCCGACTGGTATGCTTTATTCTGAAGAAGAGTTAAAGGCATTAGGCGAGGTTTGTTTGAAGCATAATATTCTAATCGTTTCAGATGAAATTTATGAAAAGTTAGTGTACGGAAACAATAAGCATGTTTCCATTGCTCAGCTTTCACCAGAGCTTAAAGAACAAACCATTCTTGTGAACGGTGTATCTAAGTCTCATTCTATGACAGGCTGGAGAATTGGATATGCGGCAGGAAATAAGGAAATAATTAAAGCCATGACAAATCTTGCGAGCCATAGTACATCGAATCCAACAACAACTGCACAATATGGAGCAATTGCTGCATATGCTGGATCACAAGAGATGCTTTCAGAAATGCAAAAGGCATTTGAACAACGCTTAAATATTATTTTCGATAAGCTGATCGCAATTCCTGGCTTTACCTGCATTAAACCACAAGGTGCTTTTTACCTTTTCCCTAATGTTAAGCAAGCAGCTGAATTAACGGGTTTTGCTAACGTTGACGATTTCTCACAAGCGCTGCTTGAAGAAGCAATGGTTGCTGTAATTCCTGGATCTGGCTTTGGTGCTCCAGATAATATTCGTTTATCGTATGCGACTTCTTTAGATTTACTGGAGAAGGCTGTAGAACGAATCCATCAATTTGTTGAAAAGAAAATAAAATAA
- the asnS gene encoding asparagine--tRNA ligase — protein sequence MKTTISEVYKYVDQEVKIGAWVANKRSSGKIAFLQLRDGTGFIQGVVVKTDVPEEVFQGAKSVTQESSIYITGKIQKDERSPFGYEMLVTGLEVIQAAVDYPITPKEHGTEFLMDHRHLWLRSRRQHAIMKIRNEIIRATYEFFNNEGFVKVDPPILTGSSAEGGSELFATKYFDEDAYLSQSGQLHLEAAAMALGKVFSFGPTFRAEKSKTRRHLIEFWMIEPEMAFYDHEDNLKVQEEYVSYIVQSVLKNCELELKTLGRDMSKLENIKAPFPRITYDEAIKFLHEKGFDDVEWGDDLGAPHETAIAESYDKPVFITHYPTSLKAFYMQPDPNREEVVLCADLIAPEGYGEIIGGSERIHDYDLMKQRLEENNLDMDTYKWYLELREYGSVPHSGFGLGLERTVAWISGVEHVRETIPFPRLLNRLYP from the coding sequence ATAAAAACAACTATATCAGAAGTATACAAATATGTTGATCAAGAAGTGAAAATTGGCGCTTGGGTTGCAAATAAACGTTCAAGCGGAAAGATTGCTTTCCTACAGCTTCGTGATGGAACAGGATTCATCCAAGGTGTTGTGGTGAAAACGGATGTTCCGGAAGAAGTTTTTCAAGGGGCAAAATCTGTAACTCAAGAATCATCTATTTACATAACTGGAAAAATCCAAAAAGACGAGCGTTCACCATTTGGATATGAAATGCTTGTAACGGGATTAGAAGTAATCCAAGCAGCAGTCGATTATCCAATTACTCCGAAAGAGCATGGAACGGAATTTTTAATGGATCATCGTCATTTATGGCTTCGTTCTCGCCGCCAGCATGCAATCATGAAAATTAGAAATGAAATTATTCGCGCAACATATGAATTTTTTAATAATGAAGGATTCGTCAAAGTTGATCCTCCAATTTTAACGGGAAGCTCGGCTGAAGGCGGATCAGAATTATTTGCAACTAAATATTTCGATGAAGATGCTTATTTATCACAGAGCGGGCAATTACATTTAGAAGCAGCGGCAATGGCACTTGGAAAGGTATTCTCTTTCGGTCCAACTTTCCGTGCAGAAAAGTCTAAAACTCGCCGCCATTTAATTGAGTTCTGGATGATTGAGCCTGAGATGGCTTTCTATGACCATGAAGATAATTTAAAGGTTCAAGAGGAATATGTATCTTATATTGTTCAATCTGTCTTAAAAAATTGCGAATTGGAATTAAAAACTCTAGGCCGAGATATGTCTAAACTAGAGAATATTAAGGCACCATTCCCACGTATTACTTATGATGAAGCGATTAAGTTTTTACATGAAAAGGGCTTTGATGATGTCGAGTGGGGAGATGACCTTGGTGCTCCTCATGAAACAGCGATTGCTGAAAGCTATGATAAGCCAGTTTTTATTACCCATTATCCAACTTCCCTTAAAGCATTCTACATGCAGCCTGATCCGAATAGGGAGGAAGTTGTTCTATGTGCAGACTTAATTGCACCGGAAGGTTATGGAGAGATTATTGGCGGTTCAGAGCGTATTCATGATTATGATTTAATGAAACAGCGTTTAGAGGAAAATAATTTAGATATGGATACTTACAAATGGTATCTAGAGCTTCGTGAATATGGTTCAGTTCCTCACTCTGGGTTTGGGCTTGGACTAGAAAGAACAGTAGCCTGGATTAGCGGAGTGGAACACGTACGCGAAACCATTCCATTCCCGCGTCTGTTAAATCGTTTATATCCATAA
- a CDS encoding DUF5590 domain-containing protein, with protein sequence MKKIIIISLLIFSIILGSGIIVYLNAVEPVKAAEKEAIERAMKETRLSKAEDFQLYHGLETYYVIKGKNRAGKSIYVWVPEKEGQIIVRQVTDGVSKQEAINKLKEEKNPKKIISVRLGMEKNIPLWEIYYRTEGNLINYYYVDFKTGEWLKKIENL encoded by the coding sequence GTGAAAAAAATAATTATTATAAGTTTATTGATATTTTCAATTATATTGGGGTCTGGGATTATTGTTTATTTAAATGCAGTTGAGCCTGTAAAGGCAGCTGAAAAAGAAGCCATTGAAAGAGCGATGAAAGAAACAAGGCTTTCGAAGGCTGAAGATTTTCAACTTTATCATGGACTGGAAACTTATTATGTTATAAAAGGGAAAAATAGAGCTGGAAAAAGCATTTACGTCTGGGTACCTGAAAAAGAAGGACAGATTATTGTTAGACAGGTGACAGATGGAGTTTCCAAACAGGAAGCAATTAATAAGTTAAAAGAAGAAAAAAACCCGAAAAAGATTATTTCCGTTCGCCTCGGAATGGAAAAGAATATTCCGTTATGGGAAATTTATTACCGGACAGAGGGGAATTTAATAAATTATTATTATGTTGATTTCAAAACAGGTGAGTGGCTAAAGAAGATAGAGAATTTATGA
- a CDS encoding YpmA family protein has protein sequence MESKIEVLSTVKIQASPDLYKVVDALNRTLKEKDLMFGLALDKDDQNKAVFSIYRT, from the coding sequence ATGGAAAGCAAAATTGAGGTCTTATCTACAGTGAAAATTCAGGCTAGCCCTGACCTCTATAAAGTTGTTGATGCTTTAAACAGAACTTTAAAGGAAAAAGATTTAATGTTTGGACTGGCACTTGATAAAGATGATCAAAATAAAGCTGTTTTTTCGATTTATCGTACATAA
- the dinG gene encoding ATP-dependent DNA helicase DinG, which translates to MCNKYVVIDLETTGNAPKKGDKMIQFAAVVIENGKIVEEYSSLVNPGQSIPPFIEELTGLDDEAVKDAPVFSEIAPKVLTLLEDAYFVAHNVLFDLSFLQEELLLAGYNGFYGPVLDTVELSRVFMPTADSFQLSELAYREGLNHERPHQADSDAYVTAELLLLLLDRMERLPLSTIKQIYKLSGGLKSDLDLLIDTIITKKEATVEVLENDLEIHQGIALKRFHEQDVNNEHETLNYPSQQEVKEELFKKAFTNYEIRLGQFKMMDSVYQAFKHKRHALIEAGTGVGKSLAYLIPAAIYGKESGQSVIISTYTTQLQEQLLSNDIPKLKQMLPFPINAVLLKGRSHYLSLAKFEQSLKDLEDNYDTTLTKMQILVWLTETFTGDIDEINLSSGGMIFWNKIKNDETIFLQNKSWLSRDFYMKARKSALKADLIITNHSLLLTDLVSNNKILPEYSHIVIDEGHHLVKVSGQYFGYSFDYLKTRFLLGRIGQLEQKQLLYKLEQVLEKAEIENKQLIHSFEMNVMVQELSFEMDELFKIISIFAKKKSKSKKGYNRISSRFSFDDSSNELRAMKTSAERFLFLLKDFTAEVEKRLNMISHHKEKLSAKEKSSLEELVSVVEEIKEITSGIKHIFLQPSDEFVTWIEMDIRSMQNATTVYSQPVNAGHLLKEEFFSKKESAVITSATLSVKNSFNYMLNELGLKLTDCTAEQIQSPFDYNEQVKLVIPDDLPEVNSVSLDEYVMAISEHIISIAEATKGRMLILFTSHEMLKKTYELIKESGFLNDYAIIAQGVSSGSRSRLTRNFQKFEKAILLGTNSFWEGIDIPGEDLTCLIIVRLPFSPPDEPFTEAKCDLIKQKGGNPFSDYSLPEAIIRFKQGFGRLIRTRSDKGFIFIFDRRLLTTQYGKAFLDSIPKIPHTKSDINGIVELINKSM; encoded by the coding sequence ATGTGTAATAAATATGTTGTAATTGATTTAGAAACAACAGGGAACGCTCCAAAGAAGGGCGATAAAATGATCCAATTTGCAGCTGTTGTTATAGAAAACGGAAAAATAGTTGAAGAATATTCCTCACTTGTGAACCCGGGACAGTCAATCCCTCCATTTATTGAGGAGTTAACCGGTTTGGATGATGAGGCAGTCAAGGATGCCCCTGTTTTTTCTGAAATAGCACCAAAAGTCCTTACTTTATTAGAGGATGCTTATTTTGTTGCACATAATGTCCTTTTTGATCTTTCGTTCTTACAGGAGGAGCTCCTTCTGGCTGGGTATAATGGATTTTATGGACCAGTTTTGGATACAGTAGAGCTATCTCGAGTATTTATGCCGACAGCTGATAGCTTTCAATTATCAGAATTGGCTTACAGAGAAGGATTAAATCATGAGCGTCCACATCAGGCTGACAGTGATGCCTATGTAACGGCCGAGCTCCTGCTTCTCCTTCTAGACCGGATGGAACGGCTGCCGCTCTCCACAATCAAGCAAATTTATAAGCTATCTGGCGGATTAAAGAGCGATTTAGATTTACTCATAGATACCATCATTACCAAAAAAGAAGCTACGGTCGAAGTATTAGAAAACGATCTTGAAATTCACCAAGGCATAGCATTGAAAAGGTTCCATGAACAAGATGTTAATAATGAGCATGAGACATTGAATTATCCTAGTCAGCAAGAAGTGAAGGAGGAGCTGTTCAAAAAGGCTTTTACTAATTACGAAATTCGTTTAGGTCAATTTAAAATGATGGATTCAGTCTATCAAGCCTTTAAGCACAAACGGCATGCATTAATTGAGGCGGGCACAGGTGTCGGAAAATCATTAGCCTATTTAATTCCTGCTGCTATTTATGGAAAAGAAAGCGGTCAATCTGTCATTATAAGTACATATACAACACAGCTTCAGGAGCAGCTTCTTTCCAATGATATACCTAAATTAAAACAGATGCTTCCTTTTCCTATTAATGCGGTATTACTAAAGGGTAGAAGCCATTATTTAAGTTTGGCTAAATTTGAGCAATCTTTAAAGGATCTAGAAGACAATTACGATACTACCTTGACAAAAATGCAGATCCTCGTATGGCTGACAGAAACGTTCACTGGGGATATTGATGAAATAAATTTGTCCAGTGGCGGAATGATATTCTGGAATAAAATCAAAAATGATGAAACGATATTCCTTCAAAACAAGTCCTGGCTTTCGAGAGATTTTTATATGAAGGCTCGTAAATCAGCTTTAAAGGCTGATTTGATCATTACGAATCATTCTCTGTTGCTGACAGATCTAGTCTCAAACAACAAAATATTGCCAGAATATAGCCATATTGTCATTGATGAGGGCCATCATTTAGTGAAAGTCTCAGGCCAGTATTTTGGCTATTCCTTTGACTATTTAAAGACTCGATTTTTGCTTGGCCGTATCGGGCAATTGGAACAGAAGCAATTATTATATAAGCTTGAGCAAGTCCTAGAAAAAGCTGAAATCGAGAATAAGCAATTGATTCACTCCTTTGAAATGAATGTAATGGTGCAAGAGCTTAGTTTCGAAATGGACGAGCTGTTTAAAATTATTAGCATTTTCGCAAAAAAGAAATCGAAATCAAAAAAAGGATATAATCGGATTAGCAGCCGTTTTTCATTTGATGATTCGAGTAACGAACTTAGAGCAATGAAAACGAGCGCCGAGAGATTTTTATTTCTCCTTAAGGATTTCACTGCAGAAGTAGAGAAAAGATTAAATATGATAAGTCACCACAAGGAGAAATTGTCAGCTAAGGAAAAATCCTCATTGGAAGAGCTTGTTTCTGTGGTGGAAGAAATAAAAGAAATAACTTCTGGGATAAAACATATCTTTTTACAGCCATCTGATGAATTTGTCACATGGATTGAAATGGATATTAGGTCCATGCAAAATGCTACTACTGTTTATTCACAGCCTGTCAATGCAGGTCATTTATTAAAGGAAGAATTCTTCAGTAAAAAAGAATCAGCTGTTATCACTTCTGCTACCTTATCTGTAAAAAACTCATTTAACTATATGTTAAATGAACTGGGATTGAAATTAACAGACTGCACAGCAGAGCAAATTCAATCCCCTTTTGATTATAATGAACAAGTAAAGCTTGTTATTCCGGATGATCTTCCTGAAGTAAATTCTGTTTCATTGGATGAATATGTAATGGCTATAAGTGAACATATTATCTCCATAGCAGAAGCAACAAAGGGAAGAATGCTCATATTATTTACTTCTCATGAGATGCTCAAAAAAACATATGAGCTTATAAAAGAATCTGGGTTTCTAAATGATTATGCCATTATTGCCCAAGGTGTATCGAGCGGAAGCAGGTCAAGGTTAACTCGTAATTTTCAAAAATTCGAAAAGGCAATTCTATTAGGCACAAATAGTTTCTGGGAAGGAATAGACATTCCTGGAGAGGATTTAACTTGTTTAATTATCGTCAGGCTTCCTTTTTCACCACCGGATGAACCTTTTACAGAGGCGAAATGTGACCTAATTAAGCAAAAAGGTGGAAATCCATTTTCTGACTATTCCTTACCAGAAGCAATAATACGCTTTAAACAGGGATTTGGAAGACTTATCCGAACTAGAAGTGACAAAGGATTTATTTTTATTTTTGATCGCAGATTGCTTACAACCCAGTATGGAAAAGCTTTTTTAGATTCCATTCCGAAAATTCCTCATACCAAAAGCGATATCAATGGAATAGTCGAATTAATCAATAAGTCGATGTAA